The DNA window ACGGACTATCTCGGCGAGGGGGACGACTCCCTGTGCGGTCATGTGCGGTGTTACTCCATCTTCTGCTCCTCATTGAGCAGATCGTCGACGGTTGCCTGCCCCTCACGGTAGCGGCGCGCCAGCTCCGCCGCGAACCGGTCGATCACCGACTGCGCGATGCGCCGGTACTCGGATACTTCCCGCTCATAGGCCTTCAGCGTCAGCCGCGCGTCGGCCAGCTGCCCGTCGGATAGATCCAGGACGATCGCGGGGCCGACCGCGTCGATGCGCTCCTCCATCTGTGAGCGGTACTCCCCCGGATCGGGATCGGGCACGATGACGATCTCCATGTGCCGCGGCGAGCGCGCGTTGGCCGGCGGATCGTCGGCGAGGATCGCCGCCAGCGACTGGACCAGCGGCTCCGGAGAGCCGGCGGCGCGCCGGCGGAGCTCGGCGTCGATTATGTCGATGCGGCCGTGCAGGACCCGGCGCAGGTAGGAGAGCTCGGTCTCCTCGCGCAGCGCCGCACCGCGCTCCCGGCGGATCGCGGCGAGTTCGAGGGCCTCGACCTCTGCGTCCGGGCGGCGGGCGGCGACGAGGACGCGGTCGAGTCTGGTGGCTTGGGTGCCCATAACAGCATCGTTCCATGGTGGGGAATAGCGGGGATTGAGGTTGGGGGTATCGCCACCCGATCGCGATGGCGTGGCGCGCGCGAGAGCGGCGGCCGTCGGACTTGTCACACTCGGCGGACCGTGCGGTGCCATACCGGTCCCCGCCCTGCTGCTCGTCCTTCGGGCCCTGCCGCTCTACCCGCTCGCCGCTCTTCCCTTACCCGCTCACCGCTGCCCAAGCCGACCGCGGCCCGATCTCGCCGCACTTACCCGGCTTGCCGCTCGCCGCCGTTACCGCGCGGCGCGGAACGTCGGCCGCCGGTTCGCGCCGGAATCGGGCGCCACCACGATCTCCTGCGCCGCCGGGATGCCGTCGGCGAGCAGCTGGTCCTCGACCGGTGTGGTGCGCTTCACCACCGCGAGCGCCACGTGGCCGAGCTCGTAGTGGCGCGCGGCGGAGGTCACCTGGCCGACCACCCGGCCGTCGCCGGTGGTGACGTCGGTGCCGTGCGCGGGCAGCCGCTCGGGGGTGCCGTCCAGGTGCAGGAAGACCAGGCGGCGCGGCGGGTGGCCGAGGTTGTCCACCCGCGCGACCGTCTCCTGGCCGCGGTAGCAGCCCTTGTTCAGGTGCACCGCGCCCGGATGGCCGTCGGAGGCGATCCAGTCGATCTCGTGCGGGATGGTGCGGTCGTCGGTCTCCAGGCCGACACGCGGCCGGTGCGCGGCGATCCGGAGGGCTTCGTAGGCCCACATGCCCACGGGGTCTCCCGCGCCGCCGTCCTTGGCGAAGTCCGCGAGGCGCTCCCGGGGGAGGAACAGCTCGTGGCCGAGCTCCACCTCGCGGGCCAGCACGCCCTCGGGCACCGGGCCGGTCGTGAGCACCAGCGCGTAGCGGTCGGTCACGTCCTCCGGCTCGACGCGCATCATGAAGCGCATCCGCTCCAGGAACGCCAGCACCTCCGGCGCGGTGCCCGGTTCCACGTGGAACCACGTCGCCGCGCCGTCGTCCACCAGGTAGAGCGCGTGCTCGACGCGGCCCTGGGGCGACAGGATCAGCGCCTCGACGGCCACCCCCGGCTTCAGCGACTCCAGGTGCTGGCTGGTGAACGAGTGCAGCCAGGTCAGCCGGTCCGGCCCGGCCACCCGCAGCACGCCGCGGTGCGACAGGTCCACGAACCCGCGGTGCTCCTCCGAGAGCCGCCGCTGCTCGCCGTGCGGGTCCCCGTAGTGCGCGGCGACTCCGGCGTCCGGCGGGTCGGCCGGGACGGCGGCGGGCAGGGTCAGCAAGGGGCTCGTCATGGTTCTAGTCTCTCCTATCGCAAAACGCCTGTTACGCTGCCGTTCTCCCCGCACGCGGGGCTCGATCACATGTAACGCGCAGGGCGGGGAAATCCATGGCAAGGCCGACACGGACCACGTGGGTGGCGTGCGCCGCGCTCGCCGCGGTCGGCACGCTCGCGGTCGGCGGCCTCGCGGCGGCGACGGCGCAGAAGCACCCCGGTCACGGCGCGCCGGCCGCGCAGCCGTCGGTCGGTTCCCGGCCCGCGAGCTCGTCGAGCAGCCCGGCCGACGAGCCGCCGGACGCCGCGAGCACGCCGGACGCCTCCATATCCGTGGCCGACCTCAACACGTTCGTGGCAGCCCACTCCGCGGCGTTGAAGGCCAGGAACCGCGCCGGCTTCGTCGCCGCCGTCGATCCCGGGCACCCGGATCTGGTCACCCGCCAGGGGCAGCTCTACGACAACCTGGAGAAGATCCCCTTCACCACCGCGACCTACTCGGTCACCATGATCGACGACCAGAGCACCCTCCCGCAGGGCGCGACCGCGACCGTCACGGTGGCCTTCGACCACCAGATCACCGGCGTGGACAGCGTCCCGGTCGAGGAACGCTACAAGTGGACCGTGGCGCGCACCGGCCCGAAGGCCCCGCTGCGGGTGACCGCGGTCGACGGCGCCACCTCGGAGCACAACTACCCGGCGCCCTGGGACGCCGTGGCCGGCCTCACGGTGCTCACCCGACCGAAGGTGGTGATCATGGCGGACGACACGTCGGCGTCCTTCGCCAAGAGCCACGCGGACGCTCTGGAGCGCGACG is part of the Catenulispora sp. EB89 genome and encodes:
- a CDS encoding aerial mycelium formation protein, with translation MGTQATRLDRVLVAARRPDAEVEALELAAIRRERGAALREETELSYLRRVLHGRIDIIDAELRRRAAGSPEPLVQSLAAILADDPPANARSPRHMEIVIVPDPDPGEYRSQMEERIDAVGPAIVLDLSDGQLADARLTLKAYEREVSEYRRIAQSVIDRFAAELARRYREGQATVDDLLNEEQKME
- a CDS encoding folate-binding protein YgfZ, with product MTSPLLTLPAAVPADPPDAGVAAHYGDPHGEQRRLSEEHRGFVDLSHRGVLRVAGPDRLTWLHSFTSQHLESLKPGVAVEALILSPQGRVEHALYLVDDGAATWFHVEPGTAPEVLAFLERMRFMMRVEPEDVTDRYALVLTTGPVPEGVLAREVELGHELFLPRERLADFAKDGGAGDPVGMWAYEALRIAAHRPRVGLETDDRTIPHEIDWIASDGHPGAVHLNKGCYRGQETVARVDNLGHPPRRLVFLHLDGTPERLPAHGTDVTTGDGRVVGQVTSAARHYELGHVALAVVKRTTPVEDQLLADGIPAAQEIVVAPDSGANRRPTFRAAR